Genomic window (Plasmodium knowlesi strain H genome assembly, chromosome: 9):
TAGAGTATGGTCACTTGAGAACCACTATACAGCAATCGTGGAGAGGTTCTTCACTACTCGAGCGACGAGCcagtaacaattttttttcttcacaaggTATACCTGTTAATCTCAAACGGAGTCATATGCCTTTTGTCATTTTAATTGTGTGCGGGGGAAATTCACACTGTGTGTATTTTCATTGCCCCCAACCCCCTTTTTCTACTGGAACTGCTTTTTCCCACGCTTCCGAGGTGATAGGGAAATTTGTTAAGGCATAGTCGAGcggcaaaaatggaaaacttttttttttttttttttttttttttatcccaaTAGCACATTTGATTAAGGACTCTGCAAGCCGCACTTTTGTAGCATTGTTCAGTTTGCAGGAAATTTTTTCGCGTTTCCCATTTTGCCGCCTTGCGCTGCTGTGCACCTGGTTCCCACTCCACATTTTCCCCGAATGCTCTGTAACGTTTGGCTACAATCCTTGATCTGTTTAGATCCGTTGAATTGGGTTCCTTCTAATCTGCCCCTTTGATTATTCCCATGTTGCTAATTCAGTTTTTCTAcgcccccctttttgttaaTATTTGAAAAACCATGAAAGGGACCCAATTCTTCCAAGGCTCATGCCAATGCGTCCCAACAGGATGGAACCAATTTGTTCATCCCGTAAACGTGTAGAGTAATctcttaactttttttttttttttttttcttttttttttttttttccctttgtggATTGGCGCACGTTACAACAGCTGTCAAAAGGGAGGTGAAGTTCCTCAGTGGAGACATTTCCCCGAGGGAATAAAGCAATTGTAGagtccccccctcccccctcttGTAGGAGATTACCTACGGTTACGAGAACCAGTGTCCACCCTTCGTGCCAACATGGATGGTGGAAAGAACGAAAATCGCATCAGTTATCATGAGTACAAAAGGAGGTTGAAGAAACTGacggaggaaataaaaaaggagaagaaaaaaaagacgattaacaaaaataagaataacgAAAATTTAACCAAACTGGAAGAGGAGCTGAGCAAACTGAACGCCATGTACAATCTTGGTAATGCAGACGAAGGAAGCGAAATAAATAACTCGGAAAAGCGTAAAGATCACGATGGAGAGGAAAATACACGTGAAGACATAGCCGATGGTGTAACTACCACGGAGCTGTACTCATACAATGCAGTTTCGAAAAAGGCAttaagaaatataaaaagaaccCAGAGAAAAGAGATGGAGATTGAAAGGATTGAGCAGTCGAGAAGCAAAGTAGGAGAGCTTGAATATGATGAATTGGTTGAATGTTTAAAGGAAGTAAATAAAACTATCCATCCCATCGCTCCAGATGGAAATTGCCTGTATGAGTCGATTTTACACCAACTCAGGCAGAGGGTAACCGGCTGTAAATATCACGAAGAAGATTTTTTGAATATCCTACGTGAGGAAAGGTTTTCTCTGGATAATATAAATTTGAGGGACTATCAAAACGGGGGTCTCTTTGACTTTAGCATTTTCTCCGATTTTGACCCACAGGGTTTGAGCAGTGACATACTGCGCTTTCTCGCTTCCGTGTATATTTTGCAGAACGAGGAACagtttattcattttgtgtatGCGACCGAGGAGGACGAGCCTACTGCTGGTGAGTTCAAAGGGGTACAACAGTCCATTGTCATTACAAAGGTGTCTTCGACTACTAGGTCGAGCGTGCCGTACGAAGAGACCACATCCCCAAATGTCAGCCAAAGTCAAAGAAAGCGCACCACCAATGCACTTCTCTCGCGTTACCCTGATACGTTGTATACTTCTCCCCACTTCCGCAGACACCTACTTCGGTTACTGTGAAGCTATTATAAAGGGATGTTACGGgtgagagaaggaaaagagaacaatGCGTACACACACCCCCGGTGCACACTCTACTGTGGAAGTGAAGGCGGGGTGAGGGCCTGTCTACCAAGTACCCATTTATGTATGAGGAGATTCACGGAGCGGGGCATTCATATATAGAAACTTCTCCATCGTCTACCTGCTCCCCTTTGTGGTGATGAAGCCATTAAATGTGCATCCCCCCGTGTACTGTTATCTCCACTCAAAAAATATGTGGATCCACTATTTGACAGACccgaaaaattaaaaaagtcCATTTACTTCCCACATAAAACAGATAACTGCTTCCTTTTGTTTAACCCTCGCGTATTTTGTTCCCACTCCCCTCTTTTCAGGAGCGAAATCGAAATCAATGCCCTCTCGAAAAttctgaagaagaaaattacggTCTATGACgtaaatattaaaatttcCTATGTAAGTACACGCGGGGAAAAATTACTCgcaggaaataaaataaaatagatctaacatgtgtatatgtatatatatgtatgtatatgtatatcgtTTTCATGGCTTCCCCACGGCGAGctcccccttcttttctttccagGGAGAGGAACACGAAACTGAACTGTTTATATGCTTCCACCATAAGTTGTATGCATTAGGTAAGCGCGGGGGAAAGAAGGCCAATTTAAATTTCCATTAATCCTACATTCATAACATTTTACATTCCTACTTCCTATGtctgtgcctttttttttttttttcttttttcccccgtaGGGAAGCACTACAATTCGGTCGTTGACATTTGAGCGCCTGACACACAAACAACACGGAGGAAGGACGTTGCCAGGTAGGTCTGCACCTGTGCATTTGAGGAGAGAAGTGTGATCAGTACACTCCACCCAACGCTCATCTTGATGATAATCTTTATTTGTATCGTTCcgtaccatttttttttttcaaataacaaaaaaaaaagaaaaaacagctACAGTACAGCTACGTGCAGACACGATATACCAGCACAGATAAGTATAGTGGGGAAGAAATAGCCCCAAATAAAATAggtcttttttaattaaaacgTTTTGACAAATATACAGGGCATATATCATATGGCAATTatttcaacaaaaaaaaaaaaaaaaaatatatatggaatACTTTAATAatgcattctttttttttaaaaaaaattacatgcacatatgggtacatatataaatatatgtatataatgcATGAATACACATGTATGAGATGagcaaattggaaaaaaaaaaaaaaaaaaaaaaaaaaaaggtccaTTAGGAaggtgtacttttttttacataataTACACAAATGTTGTCACAAATGGGGGTGCAAGCAGCCTCGTGGTAGGTGCttgggggaagggaagaaagtggaaaccacaaaaaaaagaggtgcaAACACAGGACGCAAATACAGGGCGCAAAtgtggggaggaaaaaccAAGCCGAAAAAAACTACGACGCCGAGTGGACACATTAGAACCATTTTTTACACCCTTGGTAGGAATACAGACATTCATGGCGCCCATGGAGGGACACGAATTTTAAAGCAACcaaggagtaaaaaaaattacctggACTGAATCAAACTATTTATAATCCTCCCCATAGtattcttcatcatcctcatcgtcttcctcttcctcctcctcctcttcttcttcctcgtgtccctcttcctcctgttcttcttcttcatgcccttcttcctcctctccttggtttaattcttcttcttcctcttcatcgtccTCGTCAATGTcgtcgtcatcctcctcctcatcatcgtctTCATCTTCTAGTTCCTTCTTCAATGCATTCCTTGTCCGTTCGTGTGGGTAGCTAGATtctattatattatttttatttatttcacaGTAGTAcctatttttctcattcatgTGATAGTTATACTTTTTCTCATCGAGGGAAATTTCAACAGAGCGTTTGATGTAACTTTGGAGTAGTTCAGAGGAGGGGTACGGCGAATCTGCTCAGGGGGAAGAGGGGCGAAATTATCAGCATAGAAACGCACCCCATACATGTGCAGCGTCAGTTAACCGACAGCACAAACTGGCTATACCCTACCCTTTTGTGCCTATGACAAGGCATCGTACCAATTGTGGTAGGCATCATTATTTGTGTCCCCTTCCGAGGCTTACCTGATATTTGGCCGCGCTTATCCCGTGGCCTCCACTTGTTCTGGTATTTGCGAATGGGGGGATCACATATTTCTTCGCATGGGAAAAGGGGCATAAAGACAGTATGTATCGAGATGAAAAAACGGAGTTATCGGGTGGCCCATGCAAAGTGGGAACATAAATAGATGTAATTTCCcatgcataaaaaaatggttaacGCTAAGTTGCCTCTTTATTTGTGGCTTacctaaaaaattaaaatcagCGCTTTTTAGTAGTTCTATGGCCCTCTTAGGGTTGTAATCCACGCGgtgcaaaattttgaaggcGTATTCTGGCGTAAATGGATGCCATCCGAGTTGACACTTCCAATTTTTCGCTaattcttttataaaaatggctAGTTCGTAATCATTTTTAATGACCAGTTCGTACTGTCCCTCGCTGAGATAACTCTCTTTCATTCGTTCCAGGAGGTAGGGCGAGTAAACCAGCTCCGATTTGTTGACCTCTGCGAAAGGGTTAcagggaggggggaggagcAATTTGAACCAGAGTTGATATTATATGAGTGGGCACGTTACAATATGGACCATGTGCATGGGCATGGACATACCATCGTACTTCTCTGAATggctatttaaaaaaaaggtggagaCATTAGACACTTGGTAATTTTCTCCCACGTTGATCTGACCCGTGTATTTGCTTCCCTCGCTTTTCTGCttcaccttttctttttttttctcgaatGTGCTATTAATGTGAGGTAATGGGGGTGAGAATGTAAGAAATTGAACACCGGTGAGAAAAGAAGTataagaaaaggggggggagacgTGGGTTCCTCAACGAGTGTGTAAATGCGTTGTGTCGCTAGCTCAAGTTGCATTCTAACCTTATcgtttttaacttttttctcctcctcagGGGAATATCAAAAGACACTCCtgtgaagggggaaatgaaaaaaaaaaaataaataataaaataacattAGACATGTAACTTTGCGTATATGTTACCCTCCGGAAGTCGTGGTAAAATATACCGACACGTGTTCGTTACCGTTTCTTCTACAGAGGGGACAGTACCAGTAGTTGTAGCTTGGTTGGGGCTTTTCGGATTCGCATATGCACtgtgaagagaaaagggagaaggtGATGGAAATAaacgaagaaatagaaaCGGAAATGCACGTAGACGGGGGGAGGAAACAAAAGGAG
Coding sequences:
- a CDS encoding OTU domain-containing protein, putative, whose protein sequence is MDGGKNENRISYHEYKRRLKKLTEEIKKEKKKKTINKNKNNENLTKLEEELSKLNAMYNLGNADEGSEINNSEKRKDHDGEENTREDIADGVTTTELYSYNAVSKKALRNIKRTQRKEMEIERIEQSRSKVGELEYDELVECLKEVNKTIHPIAPDGNCLYESILHQLRQRVTGCKYHEEDFLNILREERFSLDNINLRDYQNGGLFDFSIFSDFDPQGLSSDILRFLASVYILQNEEQFIHFVYATEEDEPTADTYFGYCEAIIKGCYGSEIEINALSKILKKKITVYDVNIKISYGEEHETELFICFHHKLYALGKHYNSVVDI
- a CDS encoding EELM2 domain-containing protein, putative gives rise to the protein MEKGSVIVHNKIKRREIDKSKNKDMNLIDNYRTSNHKNGTCNDRKINSKSAKSSKNNAEIKNMNVNNQNDPFCYECYQGGNLICCDNCIRSYHIYCICESEKPQPSYNYWYCPLCRRNGVSFDIPLRRRKKLKTISTFEKKKEKVKQKSEGSKYTGQINVGENYQVSNVSTFFLNSHSEKYDEVNKSELVYSPYLLERMKESYLSEGQYELVIKNDYELAIFIKELAKNWKCQLGWHPFTPEYAFKILHRVDYNPKRAIELLKSADFNFLEICDPPIRKYQNKWRPRDKRGQISDSPYPSSELLQSYIKRSVEISLDEKKYNYHMNEKNRYYCEINKNNIIESSYPHERTRNALKKELEDEDDDEEEDDDDIDEDDEEEEEELNQGEEEEGHEEEEQEEEGHEEEEEEEEEEEDDEDDEEYYGEDYK